The Pusillibacter faecalis genome has a window encoding:
- a CDS encoding pyruvate carboxylase has translation MSQLFKKVLVANRGEIAMRVFRACHDLDIQTVAIYSKEDTYSVFRTAADESYLIGENLSPLGAYLDIPRIIEIAKRHGADAIHPGYGFLSENGDFARACEESGIKFIGPSAKVLDLMGDKLSAKQIAIECGVPTTPGTAEPLKSREEAQKLAQEFGFPVILKAAAGGGGRGMRRCDTVEEVGTNFDLVKTEAKKAFGNSDIFMEKFLVEPKHIEVQVLGDEHGNIVHLYERDCSLQRRYQKVVEFTPAFSVAPEVRQALYDDAVKIARHVGYTNAGTLEFLVDRDGSHYFIEMNPRIQVEHTVTEMVTGVDLVQAQILVAEGYPLSAPDIGIPNQESIRQNGYAIQCRVTTEDPANNFAPDTGKITSYRSPGGFGIRLDGGNAYTGAEISPYYDSLLVKITTWGNSFEGACRKADRAINEVHVRGVKTNIAFIANILQNPTFRAGKCHTKFIDETPELFQLTESQDRATKMLKYIANIVVKERDGHKFYETPRFPPVTGKRPAGLKPLLDREGPEAVAKWVLDQKKLLITDTTCRDAHQSLLATRVRTRDIVKGMEGTSEILGNAFSLECWGGATFDVAYRFLHESPWERLDLIREKAPNLLLQMLLRGANAVGYTNYPDNVIREFIKEAARSGVDVFRIFDSLNWIPGMEVAMDEVCNQGKICQATICYTGDILDPARDKYSLKYYVNMAKELERRGAHMLAIKDMSGLLKPYAGKKLVSALKQEIGIPIQLHTHDTSGNQVATLLMAAEAGVDVVDCAISSMASLTSQPSLNAVVAALEGTERDTGLDLGQLQHLTDYWEDVRKRYESFEAGIKCPATDIYRYEIPGGQYTNLKPQVESLGLGDRFLEVKENYRVVNQMLGDIVKVTPSSKMVGDMAIFMTQNNLTPENIVERGDALAFPDSAVSYFSGMMGQPEGGFPEDLQRVVLKGKEAITCRPGELLKPVDFDAVREELKAYDPDPSWRSVISYCLYPKVIKDYIQKRKEYGYIMRLGSHVFFHGLAVGETNKVNIADGKTLVIKYLGLGDVNEEGMRTVSFELNGVRRDVQVPDEEAQKNIVKVPMVDPEDKSQVGASIPGAVSKISVKVGDTVEVNQTLATIEAMKMETAIPARMSGVIERIEVSEGDSVKGGQLLMTIR, from the coding sequence ATGAGTCAATTATTCAAAAAAGTCCTGGTGGCCAACCGCGGCGAAATCGCCATGCGTGTGTTCCGGGCCTGCCATGATCTGGACATTCAAACGGTTGCAATTTACTCCAAAGAGGATACATACAGCGTCTTCCGTACCGCTGCCGATGAGTCCTATCTGATCGGTGAGAATCTCAGCCCCTTGGGCGCTTATCTGGATATTCCCCGCATCATTGAAATCGCTAAGAGGCATGGTGCCGATGCTATCCACCCCGGCTATGGCTTTTTAAGTGAGAACGGTGATTTTGCCCGGGCTTGCGAGGAATCTGGCATCAAATTTATCGGTCCTTCCGCCAAAGTTCTGGACCTGATGGGCGACAAGCTCTCTGCCAAGCAGATCGCCATTGAGTGCGGTGTGCCCACCACCCCGGGCACGGCTGAGCCGCTGAAAAGCCGTGAGGAGGCACAAAAATTAGCTCAGGAGTTTGGCTTCCCCGTTATTTTAAAGGCAGCGGCGGGCGGCGGCGGCCGCGGTATGCGCCGGTGTGACACTGTAGAGGAGGTCGGCACCAACTTTGACCTGGTGAAGACTGAGGCGAAGAAGGCCTTCGGCAACAGCGACATTTTCATGGAAAAATTTCTGGTGGAGCCCAAGCACATTGAGGTGCAGGTTCTAGGCGACGAGCATGGCAATATCGTCCACCTTTATGAGCGGGACTGCTCTCTCCAGCGGCGCTACCAGAAGGTTGTGGAGTTCACCCCTGCCTTTTCCGTCGCGCCGGAGGTGCGACAGGCTCTGTACGACGATGCGGTGAAGATCGCCCGTCATGTAGGCTATACCAATGCCGGCACTCTGGAGTTCCTGGTGGACCGGGACGGCAGTCACTATTTCATTGAAATGAATCCCCGTATTCAGGTGGAGCATACTGTCACTGAGATGGTCACAGGTGTGGACCTGGTGCAGGCTCAAATTCTGGTGGCGGAGGGCTATCCCCTCAGTGCCCCGGATATCGGCATTCCCAACCAGGAGTCCATCCGGCAAAACGGCTATGCCATCCAGTGCCGTGTCACCACCGAGGACCCCGCCAACAACTTTGCTCCCGACACCGGAAAGATCACCTCTTACCGCTCCCCCGGCGGCTTCGGCATTCGGTTGGACGGCGGCAATGCCTACACCGGTGCGGAGATTTCTCCGTATTACGATTCCCTGCTGGTGAAGATCACCACTTGGGGCAATTCTTTTGAGGGCGCTTGCCGCAAGGCGGACCGGGCCATCAACGAAGTCCATGTGCGGGGCGTCAAAACGAACATTGCTTTCATTGCCAACATCCTGCAAAACCCCACCTTCCGGGCCGGCAAGTGCCACACAAAGTTCATCGACGAGACCCCCGAGCTCTTCCAGCTCACGGAGAGCCAGGACCGGGCCACCAAGATGCTCAAATACATTGCAAACATTGTAGTCAAGGAGCGGGATGGCCATAAGTTCTACGAGACGCCTCGTTTCCCGCCCGTCACCGGCAAGCGGCCCGCAGGCCTCAAGCCTCTGCTGGACCGAGAGGGCCCTGAGGCCGTGGCCAAATGGGTCCTGGACCAAAAGAAGCTGCTGATCACCGACACCACCTGCCGCGATGCCCACCAGTCGTTGCTGGCCACCCGGGTCCGTACCCGGGACATCGTCAAGGGTATGGAGGGAACCAGCGAAATCCTGGGCAATGCTTTCTCCCTGGAGTGTTGGGGCGGCGCCACCTTTGACGTAGCCTATCGCTTCCTGCACGAGTCCCCCTGGGAGCGGCTGGACCTGATCCGGGAAAAGGCACCTAATCTGCTGCTGCAAATGCTGCTGCGGGGCGCCAACGCCGTGGGCTACACCAACTATCCGGACAACGTGATCCGGGAGTTCATTAAGGAGGCCGCACGCTCCGGCGTGGACGTGTTCCGTATATTCGACTCCCTGAACTGGATTCCCGGCATGGAGGTCGCCATGGACGAGGTGTGCAACCAAGGCAAGATCTGCCAGGCCACCATCTGCTATACCGGCGATATTCTGGACCCCGCCCGGGATAAGTACTCCCTGAAATACTATGTCAACATGGCCAAGGAGTTGGAGCGCCGCGGCGCCCACATGTTGGCCATCAAGGACATGTCCGGCCTTTTAAAGCCCTATGCAGGCAAGAAGCTGGTCTCCGCCCTCAAGCAGGAGATCGGGATTCCCATTCAGCTCCACACCCACGATACCTCCGGCAACCAGGTGGCAACGCTTTTGATGGCGGCCGAGGCCGGCGTGGATGTGGTAGACTGTGCGATCTCCTCCATGGCCTCCTTGACCAGCCAGCCGTCTTTGAACGCAGTTGTGGCCGCTTTGGAAGGCACGGAGCGGGACACCGGTCTGGACCTGGGCCAGCTCCAGCATCTCACCGATTACTGGGAAGATGTGCGCAAGCGCTATGAGTCCTTTGAGGCCGGCATCAAATGCCCTGCCACGGATATCTATCGCTATGAGATTCCTGGCGGCCAGTACACCAACCTCAAACCCCAGGTGGAATCTCTGGGTTTGGGCGACCGCTTCTTGGAGGTCAAGGAGAACTACCGTGTGGTCAACCAGATGCTGGGAGACATTGTGAAGGTCACACCCTCCTCCAAGATGGTGGGCGATATGGCCATCTTTATGACCCAGAACAATCTGACGCCGGAGAACATTGTGGAGCGCGGTGATGCTCTGGCCTTCCCCGACTCCGCCGTGAGCTACTTCTCCGGCATGATGGGGCAGCCTGAGGGTGGTTTCCCGGAGGATTTGCAGAGAGTCGTGCTCAAGGGCAAGGAGGCTATCACCTGCCGTCCTGGCGAGCTGCTCAAGCCTGTCGACTTCGACGCCGTCCGGGAGGAGCTGAAAGCCTATGATCCAGATCCCTCCTGGCGCTCTGTGATCAGCTACTGCCTCTACCCCAAGGTGATCAAAGATTACATCCAAAAGCGCAAGGAATACGGCTATATCATGCGCCTGGGCAGCCATGTATTTTTCCATGGACTCGCTGTGGGTGAGACCAACAAGGTCAATATTGCGGACGGCAAGACGCTAGTGATCAAATACCTGGGTCTTGGAGACGTAAACGAAGAGGGTATGCGCACCGTCAGCTTTGAGCTCAATGGCGTCCGGCGGGATGTGCAGGTACCCGACGAGGAGGCTCAGAAAAACATCGTCAAGGTTCCCATGGTGGACCCGGAGGACAAGAGCCAGGTGGGCGCCTCCATCCCCGGCGCGGTCAGCAAGATCTCTGTCAAGGTGGGCGATACGGTGGAAGTCAACCAGACCCTGGCCACCATCGAGGCCATGAAGATGGAGACCGCCATCCCTGCCCGGATGTCCGGCGTGATCGAGCGGATTGAGGTCTCCGAGGGAGACAGCGTCAAGGGCGGCCAGCTCCTGATGACAATTCGATAA
- a CDS encoding helix-turn-helix domain-containing protein → MLGDKIREARKRKRITLNQLAEMSGLTASYISQAERNLTEPSLSSLRKLSAALQLPLYFFLDDDIPQTQVIRADQRRKLAIPGSEIVYEYLSPVTMLEAEPPMLEMILFHLNAKCWSREDYVRHDVAEECITVLTGVITVDCLHEEYHLYEGDSVYIRRGIPHKVYNPSNGVATALICLTPPVH, encoded by the coding sequence ATGCTGGGAGATAAAATACGAGAGGCTAGAAAACGCAAGCGGATCACCTTAAACCAGCTGGCTGAGATGAGCGGCCTGACCGCCAGCTACATTTCTCAGGCAGAGCGGAACCTGACTGAGCCGTCGCTATCTTCACTGCGGAAGCTGTCGGCCGCTTTGCAGCTGCCTCTGTATTTTTTCTTGGATGATGACATTCCGCAGACACAGGTCATCCGGGCAGATCAGAGGAGGAAACTGGCGATTCCCGGGAGCGAAATTGTTTATGAATACCTTTCCCCTGTCACCATGCTGGAGGCGGAACCGCCTATGCTGGAGATGATTTTGTTCCACCTCAATGCAAAATGTTGGAGCCGGGAGGACTATGTCCGGCATGACGTGGCCGAGGAGTGTATCACGGTGCTTACCGGCGTCATTACAGTGGACTGTCTGCACGAGGAATATCATCTCTACGAGGGAGACAGCGTTTATATCCGGCGGGGGATTCCCCATAAGGTCTATAACCCCAGCAATGGTGTTGCCACGGCGCTCATATGTCTGACGCCGCCAGTTCACTGA
- a CDS encoding isocitrate/isopropylmalate dehydrogenase family protein produces the protein MKQYQIAVLEGDGIGPEIIREGVKVLRAAAEIGGISLGLNYYPYGAEHYLKTGEILPDAAIREFRDSNAIYFGAAGDPQVAPGILEVGLILKIRFDLDQYINLRPIKLYPNVWTPLKTEAPIDFYVIRENAEDFYNGMGAIFRSNGQRDQTHHCEMSMKRVPYQINMTLDSRMDASDDYAVAMGVITRQGAERAMRYSFELARAKGKKKVTAVDKVNVLPHVYGLWREVFAEVARDYPEIETENSFADATAMWFVKNPENYGVVVMPNLFGDVITDLGAEITGGLGFAAGGNINPKGVSMFEPIHGSAPKYKGLNVINPVATILSGGMLLENIGEQALGELVERAVTEVLREGRVRTKDMGGTSTTSDMGDAIAAKVRELGRS, from the coding sequence ATGAAGCAGTATCAAATTGCAGTCTTGGAGGGAGACGGGATTGGTCCCGAGATCATCCGAGAGGGTGTGAAGGTTTTACGGGCCGCAGCTGAGATCGGGGGTATCTCTCTGGGGCTGAACTACTATCCCTACGGCGCGGAGCACTATCTAAAAACAGGGGAGATTCTTCCGGATGCCGCTATCCGCGAATTTCGGGACAGCAACGCTATTTACTTTGGAGCGGCCGGAGACCCGCAGGTGGCTCCCGGCATTTTGGAAGTCGGTCTGATCCTAAAAATTCGCTTTGACCTGGACCAGTACATCAACCTGCGTCCCATCAAGCTCTACCCCAATGTCTGGACGCCGTTGAAAACGGAAGCTCCCATCGACTTCTATGTGATCCGGGAAAACGCGGAGGACTTTTATAACGGCATGGGTGCAATCTTCCGCAGCAATGGCCAGAGGGACCAGACTCATCATTGCGAAATGTCTATGAAGCGGGTACCCTATCAGATCAACATGACACTGGACAGCCGGATGGACGCGTCGGATGATTATGCGGTGGCTATGGGGGTGATCACCCGGCAGGGTGCTGAGCGGGCCATGAGGTACTCCTTTGAGCTGGCCAGGGCGAAGGGAAAGAAAAAGGTCACGGCCGTAGACAAGGTGAATGTGTTGCCCCATGTTTATGGCCTGTGGAGGGAAGTCTTTGCCGAGGTAGCTAGGGATTATCCAGAGATTGAAACAGAGAACAGCTTTGCTGACGCTACTGCCATGTGGTTTGTGAAGAATCCGGAGAATTACGGCGTGGTGGTGATGCCAAACCTCTTCGGGGATGTGATTACGGACTTGGGGGCAGAGATTACCGGTGGCTTGGGCTTTGCGGCAGGAGGAAATATCAATCCCAAGGGCGTGTCTATGTTTGAGCCGATTCATGGCTCCGCTCCTAAATACAAGGGATTGAACGTGATTAACCCGGTGGCTACCATTCTCTCCGGCGGGATGTTGCTGGAGAACATCGGCGAGCAGGCGCTGGGGGAGTTGGTGGAACGCGCCGTGACAGAAGTCCTGCGAGAAGGGCGCGTCCGCACCAAGGATATGGGCGGAACCTCGACTACCTCGGACATGGGCGACGCCATCGCCGCCAAGGTGCGGGAGTTGGGAAGAAGCTGA
- a CDS encoding YfcC family protein, translating into MKNGQTLTSEKKKREIVHVYVLLFAMCIVVALLTYVIPAGSYERENVDGQTIVVAGSYQLEERDPIGIFDLFNSVAKGWSQSASIIFLVFMVGGAIKVIEDTGVIDKVLTNSMGKLRGKEEGIVILVSLILSIMGCTGTFSTANIAIVPIALAFSRKLGYDRFLAFALSYLAVNAGFSAGEVSIFTTSIAQEIAEVDQFSGMGLRVAEHVIFFAIYCVFIVRYMRAIRKDPSRSIAPFDDTEEQPDDSVLEGSRLTVHQVLAGLVLIAGFAWLIYGATVQNMSTTELTTIFFFMAVFGGILGGLGINGTAKSFAKGLAGIASGALIVGMAKAISVVMTDGGIIDSVVYYLTMPIAAVGSIMGAGIMFLFNLCFNLLISSGSGQAVAVMPIMVPISDLTGITRQVAVEAFKLGDGLSNIIVPTAGAMMACLGIAKVPYGKYVKRIMPYFLVTVAVALVIVIGAQMVGW; encoded by the coding sequence ATGAAAAACGGACAGACCCTGACCTCTGAAAAGAAAAAAAGAGAGATTGTTCATGTCTATGTACTCTTGTTTGCTATGTGTATTGTTGTGGCGCTTTTGACCTATGTGATTCCCGCGGGTTCCTATGAAAGGGAAAACGTAGATGGACAAACCATTGTGGTAGCAGGCTCTTACCAGCTGGAAGAGAGAGACCCAATCGGGATTTTTGATCTCTTCAACAGTGTGGCCAAGGGCTGGAGCCAGTCTGCCTCAATTATTTTCCTGGTTTTCATGGTGGGAGGCGCCATCAAGGTGATTGAAGATACCGGTGTGATTGACAAGGTGTTGACCAACTCCATGGGGAAACTCCGCGGGAAAGAGGAGGGCATTGTCATTTTGGTCTCTCTGATCCTCTCAATCATGGGCTGTACAGGCACCTTTTCAACGGCAAATATTGCAATTGTTCCCATTGCCCTTGCATTTTCCAGGAAGCTTGGGTATGATCGCTTCCTGGCATTTGCCCTATCCTATTTGGCGGTCAATGCAGGTTTTTCCGCAGGAGAAGTCAGCATTTTCACCACCAGTATTGCACAGGAAATTGCAGAAGTGGACCAGTTCTCCGGAATGGGGCTTCGAGTTGCAGAACACGTGATTTTCTTTGCCATATACTGTGTATTCATCGTGCGGTATATGCGTGCGATTCGGAAGGACCCCTCCCGCTCTATCGCACCCTTTGACGATACGGAAGAGCAACCGGACGACTCTGTTTTAGAGGGGAGTCGGCTGACGGTACACCAGGTTTTGGCAGGGCTGGTCCTTATCGCGGGCTTTGCCTGGCTGATCTATGGTGCCACAGTCCAAAACATGTCCACCACGGAGCTGACCACAATTTTCTTCTTTATGGCGGTATTCGGGGGAATCCTTGGCGGGTTGGGGATCAACGGAACCGCGAAGTCTTTTGCAAAAGGATTGGCCGGCATTGCAAGCGGCGCTTTGATTGTGGGAATGGCAAAGGCGATTTCCGTGGTGATGACCGACGGCGGCATTATCGACTCGGTTGTATATTACCTGACCATGCCGATTGCCGCTGTTGGCAGTATCATGGGAGCCGGGATTATGTTCCTCTTTAATCTCTGCTTCAACTTGCTGATTTCCTCCGGTTCCGGACAGGCGGTGGCAGTGATGCCGATCATGGTACCGATCTCCGATCTGACGGGAATTACCCGGCAAGTAGCGGTTGAGGCTTTTAAGCTGGGGGATGGACTCTCCAATATCATTGTGCCGACAGCCGGAGCCATGATGGCGTGCTTGGGGATTGCCAAGGTGCCATATGGAAAATACGTCAAACGGATTATGCCCTACTTTTTGGTTACGGTGGCTGTTGCATTGGTCATTGTAATCGGAGCGCAGATGGTGGGCTGGTAA